The proteins below are encoded in one region of Bacillota bacterium:
- the cas10 gene encoding type III-B CRISPR-associated protein Cas10/Cmr2 has translation MTDQRFWEQKIVAFLHDPPDKLLLGLGDHESRTQALLTQLLGRPPESAELELARKADSVAAAMDRAAFPAQVVVTPSDDPDGSRATSGATLYWADPEIRHPMSGCEFKDRPPYAMNERLKVSDAYKLVVDDIATRFAGDPRRMYLALWRRLPEAVDPFWRLIPGDTRMVDHSLWDHLDATTAVVGALNRPALLVLSLGPAQRYIYQARRTQDLWMGSYILSYLAWEAARAIAESIGPDAVLYPALRGQPLVDRWLASDAVAVLKQEEIPDSGRLAVAALPNKLVALVPADRARALAEDAVVPAVSAAWERMANAVLDYLETWALVDDTFREMWAVQTGAGAGGEWKSHWELYWSYHVWPATRPPGEADAWREADDVLAEYKRLAFPSFPDGSPTVPPDWYFDRVYQVYRNTKGGRLVNMGTAYSLLHTLADRAHGSRKALRDFVQVAERGEKCTLCGERAALHGVDGSRTGVRRFWGDLADELKRRQRHAELRPDGRERLCAVCTIKRFVQRAFFKKELGLEGAFPSTSTIAAATFRERLIETLKDLPPGHPLRERVRVFRDELASAQSGDGDAIPQTVVLESVPRLAVLLQDIRDDEAREAMRDLVHYDGDLFYPEAYTVERFRNSYGLDFAPEKVEHLRKCLGGLLEHAKRPSAYFAVLAMDGDEIGAWLSGERLPAFRDVLHSRAVELFEKQWARGNLQDWQGLLDGVTRRLLGPASHAAISHAVANFALHSVRPVVEDLYPGRVVYAGGDDLLALLPADSALSAARDLRALYSGQATVEVGEGDRWIRVTPELVGDRHGFLQVGKEWLVTMGPRAAISAGIAIAHHQAPLDGVVREAREALKSAKDAYGRNAVCVHALKRSGDALRVGSQWSYSGLTDVIGLFLDICERLREGKLSSRLVYDVSAESRALVAVPDAYEAELTRLIKRHGGEAVKDKAEEQAKLLASQLARWSAALEAHRQQWEKYARLASASQPDPVDEDYAPQPGCVEVGKWLQLARFLERGGAE, from the coding sequence CACCCAAGCGTTGCTGACGCAACTGCTAGGGCGTCCCCCGGAATCAGCGGAACTCGAGTTGGCCCGCAAGGCGGACAGCGTGGCGGCGGCGATGGACCGCGCGGCCTTTCCCGCCCAGGTGGTGGTTACTCCGAGCGACGATCCAGACGGATCGCGCGCCACCAGCGGTGCCACGCTGTATTGGGCTGATCCCGAAATCCGCCACCCCATGTCTGGCTGCGAATTCAAGGATAGACCCCCGTACGCGATGAACGAACGCCTGAAGGTTTCCGATGCGTATAAGCTCGTCGTTGATGACATCGCCACGCGGTTTGCCGGCGACCCGCGACGCATGTATCTCGCCCTGTGGCGACGGTTACCCGAGGCAGTGGACCCATTTTGGCGCCTGATTCCAGGCGACACCCGCATGGTAGACCACAGCCTGTGGGACCACCTGGATGCTACGACAGCAGTGGTCGGTGCCCTGAATCGACCCGCCCTGCTGGTGCTTTCGTTGGGTCCTGCGCAGCGGTACATCTACCAGGCCCGGCGTACGCAGGACCTCTGGATGGGTAGCTACATCCTGTCGTACCTGGCCTGGGAAGCAGCGCGGGCCATCGCGGAAAGCATCGGTCCAGACGCCGTACTGTACCCAGCGCTGCGCGGCCAGCCCCTCGTGGACCGGTGGCTTGCTTCAGACGCGGTCGCCGTTTTGAAGCAAGAGGAAATCCCCGATTCGGGCCGGCTGGCGGTGGCTGCATTGCCCAACAAGCTGGTTGCCCTCGTGCCGGCAGACAGAGCCCGGGCGCTCGCAGAGGATGCGGTTGTTCCTGCGGTCTCGGCTGCGTGGGAGCGGATGGCTAATGCTGTGCTGGATTACCTGGAAACCTGGGCGTTGGTCGACGACACGTTTCGGGAAATGTGGGCGGTTCAGACAGGCGCGGGGGCTGGCGGAGAGTGGAAGAGTCATTGGGAGTTGTACTGGAGCTACCACGTGTGGCCAGCGACGCGACCACCCGGCGAGGCGGATGCGTGGCGCGAGGCAGATGATGTGCTGGCCGAATACAAGAGACTGGCGTTTCCGTCTTTTCCGGACGGCAGCCCAACTGTGCCCCCGGACTGGTACTTTGATCGGGTTTATCAGGTGTACCGGAATACCAAAGGCGGCAGGCTGGTCAACATGGGTACCGCGTACAGCCTGCTTCACACCCTTGCCGACCGAGCCCATGGGTCCCGCAAAGCGCTACGGGACTTCGTCCAGGTGGCAGAGCGGGGTGAGAAATGTACGTTGTGCGGGGAACGCGCCGCACTTCATGGCGTGGATGGCAGCAGAACGGGTGTCCGAAGGTTTTGGGGCGATCTGGCGGACGAACTGAAGCGCAGGCAACGCCACGCGGAGCTGAGGCCGGACGGACGAGAACGTCTGTGCGCTGTCTGCACAATCAAACGCTTTGTGCAGAGGGCGTTCTTCAAGAAAGAACTGGGGTTGGAGGGTGCGTTTCCTTCCACGAGCACTATTGCTGCCGCAACCTTCCGCGAACGCTTGATAGAGACCCTCAAGGATCTCCCCCCGGGTCACCCGCTGAGGGAAAGGGTTCGGGTGTTCAGGGACGAGTTGGCAAGTGCGCAGAGTGGGGATGGGGATGCGATTCCCCAGACGGTGGTCTTGGAGTCCGTCCCCCGGCTGGCGGTCCTGCTTCAAGACATCCGGGATGATGAGGCAAGAGAAGCCATGAGGGACCTCGTGCACTACGATGGAGATTTGTTCTACCCGGAAGCCTACACGGTAGAGCGCTTCCGGAACAGTTACGGGCTGGATTTCGCTCCCGAGAAGGTTGAACACCTCCGCAAGTGCTTGGGCGGACTGCTGGAGCACGCCAAGCGACCGTCGGCGTACTTCGCTGTGCTGGCCATGGACGGAGACGAAATCGGTGCCTGGTTATCAGGGGAACGGCTACCTGCTTTCCGTGACGTTCTACACTCGCGCGCGGTCGAACTGTTCGAGAAGCAGTGGGCACGTGGTAACTTGCAGGACTGGCAGGGCCTCCTCGATGGAGTCACCAGGCGCCTGCTTGGTCCGGCAAGCCATGCGGCCATCAGCCATGCCGTTGCCAACTTCGCCCTCCATTCTGTTCGCCCCGTTGTGGAGGACCTGTACCCCGGTCGCGTGGTATATGCGGGAGGTGATGACCTCCTTGCCCTGTTGCCGGCCGATAGTGCCCTTTCGGCGGCCCGCGACCTGCGCGCCTTGTACAGCGGCCAGGCGACTGTGGAAGTTGGGGAAGGCGACCGCTGGATTAGGGTCACTCCGGAACTGGTCGGTGACCGCCACGGCTTCTTGCAGGTGGGTAAAGAATGGCTGGTAACAATGGGTCCGAGAGCCGCCATCAGCGCAGGCATTGCCATCGCGCACCACCAGGCTCCACTCGACGGAGTGGTGAGGGAAGCACGGGAAGCACTCAAGTCAGCCAAAGACGCATACGGGCGGAATGCGGTCTGCGTCCACGCGCTGAAACGCTCGGGGGACGCACTGAGGGTTGGTAGTCAGTGGAGTTACTCCGGTCTTACTGATGTAATCGGCCTGTTTCTTGACATCTGCGAACGGTTGCGTGAAGGGAAACTGTCCTCCCGGTTGGTCTACGACGTGTCCGCTGAGTCCAGGGCGCTCGTCGCTGTTCCAGATGCATATGAAGCCGAACTGACGCGCCTCATCAAACGGCACGGGGGCGAAGCGGTCAAGGATAAGGCAGAGGAACAAGCGAAGTTGCTGGCGTCCCAACTTGCCAGGTGGTCCGCGGCGCTGGAGGCGCACCGGCAGCAGTGGGAGAAGTACGCGCGGTTGGCCTCCGCATCGCAGCCGGACCCCGTAGATGAGGACTACGCCCCCCAGCCAGGTTGCGTGGAAGTGGGGAAGTGGCTGCAACTTGCGCGGTTTCTGGAGAGGGGTGGGGCGGAATGA
- the cmr3 gene encoding type III-B CRISPR module-associated protein Cmr3 — MSWLFIEPADVWLFRDGKAFDAGSDHHARSVFPPNPSTVQGALRSMLLMASGAPLPDFALGPTMAKHRVSRAISGVIGWPGEPPRFRLRGPFLARRRRDPQGKESYVRYFPLPADVVKLKKRDDGKGVIHQCLAPLRESPFGANWPGRGLLPLWARTCGVLEEVAECWVDERTLLSYLRGGGLPSDGVCAEKSLFVRENRFGVGLDSQTRRPREGLLYQVEFIRPRDGIGLLVEVDDSGLPEQISWPDAGLLSFGGESRAARVTVVQGYELAEQHGPVPGDTGERLRVYLATPARFDDAWTAADWSKWFSGPDLRLVAAAVKRIHPIGGVRVDAESQKGAFQKTMYRYVPAGSVFFLEADGPIRYSGMAVTDSEEDAVIGFGQVFLGAWDYA, encoded by the coding sequence ATGAGCTGGTTGTTCATCGAGCCTGCGGACGTGTGGCTGTTCCGTGACGGCAAGGCCTTCGACGCCGGAAGTGACCATCACGCCCGCAGCGTTTTCCCTCCGAACCCCAGCACCGTTCAGGGGGCACTGCGATCCATGCTCCTCATGGCATCCGGCGCCCCTCTGCCGGACTTTGCTTTGGGCCCCACAATGGCGAAGCACCGTGTTTCCCGTGCGATCAGTGGCGTCATCGGTTGGCCCGGAGAGCCTCCGAGGTTCCGTCTGCGTGGGCCGTTCCTAGCGAGGCGGCGGCGGGACCCACAGGGGAAAGAGAGCTACGTGCGTTACTTTCCGCTGCCGGCAGACGTGGTCAAGTTAAAGAAGAGAGACGATGGGAAGGGGGTGATCCACCAATGTCTGGCGCCGTTGAGGGAAAGTCCCTTCGGCGCTAACTGGCCCGGGCGCGGCTTGCTGCCCCTTTGGGCACGGACTTGTGGCGTGCTGGAAGAAGTAGCGGAATGCTGGGTCGACGAACGCACGCTGCTCTCGTATCTTCGGGGCGGCGGGTTGCCGAGCGATGGCGTTTGCGCGGAGAAGTCCCTGTTTGTGCGGGAGAACCGCTTCGGGGTTGGCCTGGACAGCCAGACCAGACGGCCCCGGGAGGGTCTTCTGTACCAGGTCGAGTTCATCCGCCCGCGCGACGGTATAGGCCTCCTGGTTGAAGTGGATGACTCTGGTTTGCCGGAGCAGATCAGTTGGCCGGATGCCGGGTTACTGTCTTTCGGGGGAGAGAGCCGGGCGGCGCGCGTTACTGTTGTTCAGGGCTACGAGTTGGCGGAGCAGCACGGGCCCGTGCCGGGCGATACGGGGGAACGCCTGAGGGTGTACCTGGCGACGCCCGCGCGCTTTGATGACGCGTGGACTGCGGCTGACTGGAGTAAGTGGTTCTCCGGGCCGGATCTGCGGTTGGTCGCGGCTGCCGTGAAGCGAATCCACCCCATCGGCGGTGTACGGGTCGATGCCGAGAGCCAGAAGGGCGCTTTCCAGAAGACCATGTATCGGTACGTCCCGGCAGGCAGCGTGTTTTTCCTGGAGGCAGATGGACCCATACGGTACAGCGGCATGGCGGTAACGGATAGCGAGGAAGACGCCGTGATTGGATTCGGCCAGGTGTTCTTGGGTGCATGGGACTACGCCTGA
- the cmr4 gene encoding type III-B CRISPR module RAMP protein Cmr4 — MFEASCLMYMYVETPLHAGTGRGLAAVDLPVQRERVTGYPLVQASGIKGKVRAATHLLIKQRDRQNGDVIWKTVFGPETSGAPDHAGALSPGDARLLLFPVRSLAGVFAWITSRDVLARFFRDAAAARHRLEVDEDGKTVPLQLPVQTGADTALVSPGSTVVAGGMVVLEEFSFTPREDRAVLNIARWLAANVLPTGAEYEYWRSKLLSGLVVLPESAFRDFALYATEVATRVRLDRETKTVEEGGLWTEESLPTDTILYVPLHATRARSYQKGGGRVPGIPDSWYEGHGAADILEYVKDLGLTRVQLGGDETVGRGMVHLRFGEVHHA; from the coding sequence ATGTTTGAAGCTTCGTGCCTGATGTACATGTACGTGGAGACCCCACTACACGCGGGCACCGGGCGGGGCTTGGCGGCGGTTGACCTGCCTGTTCAACGCGAACGGGTAACAGGTTATCCCCTGGTGCAGGCAAGCGGAATCAAGGGAAAAGTGCGGGCGGCAACGCACCTGCTTATCAAGCAGAGGGACCGACAGAACGGGGACGTGATCTGGAAAACGGTCTTTGGGCCAGAGACGTCGGGGGCGCCCGACCACGCGGGGGCGCTGTCTCCTGGAGACGCCAGGTTGCTTCTGTTCCCGGTTCGATCACTTGCGGGCGTATTCGCCTGGATCACCAGCCGTGACGTGCTGGCACGGTTCTTCCGCGATGCCGCCGCGGCGCGCCACCGTTTGGAGGTGGACGAAGACGGAAAGACGGTGCCGTTGCAGCTTCCCGTCCAGACTGGTGCCGATACCGCTTTGGTTTCGCCGGGCAGCACAGTAGTAGCCGGAGGCATGGTGGTGCTGGAGGAGTTCTCCTTCACGCCCAGGGAAGACCGGGCGGTGCTGAACATCGCACGCTGGCTGGCGGCAAATGTCCTGCCCACTGGCGCCGAGTACGAATACTGGCGTAGCAAGCTATTATCCGGTCTGGTTGTGCTGCCGGAGAGCGCCTTCCGCGATTTCGCCCTCTATGCTACCGAGGTGGCGACCCGCGTGCGCTTAGACCGTGAGACAAAAACCGTTGAGGAGGGAGGGTTGTGGACCGAGGAAAGCTTGCCGACCGATACGATCTTGTACGTACCGTTGCACGCAACCCGCGCTCGCAGCTATCAGAAGGGCGGGGGGCGAGTACCGGGGATCCCTGACAGTTGGTACGAAGGGCACGGGGCGGCTGACATTCTGGAGTACGTGAAGGATTTGGGCCTCACCCGCGTCCAACTCGGCGGCGATGAAACGGTTGGGCGGGGTATGGTCCATTTGCGTTTCGGGGAGGTGCACCATGCCTAG
- the cmr5 gene encoding type III-B CRISPR module-associated protein Cmr5, producing the protein MPSHQQTLEQRRAAEAWRCVTVALDQAKQKANEALQKAQKPEERSRLEQEIRRLNTDSGKLWASYGSLARKVPALVTSAGLGQAMAFLRAKGQSKAWDPHELLYSHVSDWVVGQLKETGELLDVIQHRSSEVYRQATSEALAFLLWVKRFAEARLPEATEGP; encoded by the coding sequence ATGCCTAGCCATCAGCAGACTCTGGAACAGAGGCGGGCTGCTGAAGCCTGGCGGTGCGTCACCGTTGCACTGGATCAGGCCAAGCAGAAAGCCAACGAGGCGCTCCAGAAGGCCCAGAAACCGGAAGAGCGTAGCCGTCTCGAGCAAGAGATTCGCAGGCTGAACACCGATTCCGGGAAGCTCTGGGCATCGTACGGCAGTCTGGCACGCAAAGTCCCGGCCCTTGTTACATCCGCCGGTTTGGGCCAAGCAATGGCGTTCCTCCGCGCTAAGGGGCAGAGCAAGGCGTGGGACCCGCATGAACTGCTTTACAGCCACGTCTCAGACTGGGTGGTCGGCCAGTTGAAGGAGACTGGCGAACTGCTCGACGTGATCCAGCACAGAAGTAGCGAAGTGTACCGCCAGGCGACCTCGGAAGCTCTTGCCTTTCTACTCTGGGTGAAGCGTTTCGCCGAGGCCAGGTTGCCCGAGGCTACGGAGGGACCATGA
- the cmr6 gene encoding type III-B CRISPR module RAMP protein Cmr6 produces the protein MVGNRHEKDARPLYPLPKDTAATAVLRGELAVCLNLGLRFDRFTPFGPDWSLEGPAKKRALDNLVQVGNSAGKDPGYRDLVRQHYRRWREMVRAGGALNDCVFEAGPEWRMAVGLGRGGVLETGFAFHHVYGFPYLPGSALKGLTRSYVLWVVAGNLGVPYTVPGEPRPGRTPLQYLEAILTEPDESERRAALERLQDSPGLPEDAVVRTAEAVRLLAEHKFDGSPSLSVSQCIRVYRDVFGASGHKGRRGSVVFFDAVPVEPPVLKVDVMNPHYGEYYRGAEAPADYLSPVPVYFLAVEAGSRFAFAVGGADEELARKAKSWLVSALRDFGAGAKTSAGYGYFSFPSPGVRK, from the coding sequence ATGGTTGGGAACCGGCATGAAAAGGATGCGAGGCCACTCTATCCCTTGCCTAAGGATACAGCGGCAACGGCTGTCCTCCGCGGCGAACTCGCGGTGTGTTTGAACCTGGGCCTGCGCTTCGACAGGTTTACCCCCTTCGGACCGGATTGGTCTCTGGAGGGACCCGCCAAGAAGAGAGCGCTGGATAACCTGGTGCAGGTTGGCAACAGCGCTGGGAAAGACCCTGGGTATCGTGATCTTGTGAGGCAGCACTACCGGCGGTGGCGAGAGATGGTGAGGGCAGGTGGCGCGCTCAACGATTGTGTTTTCGAGGCAGGGCCCGAATGGCGCATGGCGGTGGGATTGGGCCGGGGTGGCGTTCTGGAGACGGGGTTCGCGTTCCACCATGTGTACGGTTTCCCGTACCTTCCAGGTAGTGCCCTCAAGGGCCTTACTCGATCATACGTGCTGTGGGTGGTAGCCGGTAACCTGGGTGTACCTTACACTGTGCCTGGGGAGCCAAGGCCGGGGAGGACGCCCCTCCAATACCTCGAGGCCATCCTCACGGAGCCGGACGAAAGCGAGCGTCGCGCTGCGCTGGAAAGACTCCAAGACAGCCCCGGATTGCCAGAGGATGCTGTTGTGCGAACGGCGGAGGCTGTGCGCTTACTCGCAGAACACAAATTCGATGGCTCGCCGTCCTTGAGCGTCAGCCAGTGCATCCGTGTCTACCGTGATGTCTTCGGTGCGTCGGGACATAAGGGCCGGCGCGGATCTGTAGTTTTCTTCGACGCAGTGCCTGTCGAGCCTCCCGTGCTCAAGGTTGACGTGATGAACCCCCACTACGGGGAGTACTATCGAGGCGCGGAAGCCCCGGCTGACTATCTGAGCCCCGTCCCGGTTTACTTCCTCGCAGTAGAGGCCGGGAGCCGATTTGCGTTTGCAGTAGGCGGCGCCGACGAGGAACTCGCGCGCAAGGCAAAGAGCTGGCTCGTTTCCGCTCTCCGTGACTTCGGCGCCGGGGCCAAGACATCCGCGGGCTACGGCTACTTCAGCTTCCCCTCGCCAGGAGTGCGGAAGTGA
- a CDS encoding putative CRISPR-associated protein: MSATVLICTVGTSLLTYVPQLLGREAADLGRPAVQDEIVESLLSRDPADRVCGAEINSVLLIERHMVATGRSVYFLHSETDEGRWAAQILQKYYELKQWYAETREVRGLRDDKPGQFRSEGLRRLAREMAAIVRERGAPTTIINATGGYKAQVAITVLIGQAMGTTVYYKHERFNDVIDFPPMPVSFDLKLWLRHSALFFALDRGDLIAYDDCRAEWEEALEPLIKRVSINGKYYLELTPVGQVFHERLKTDLPQTDTLKPPDAPGPMPGVRLRDHDWRGLRERLEKWLNRLQAEKRYITGISDQRFADGGRLGCKVVPEAAGRGAIRLCVPFGDIWAVFRVNTTAATEGQLQWITADINQWLQDNPF, from the coding sequence GTGTCCGCTACAGTGTTGATTTGCACCGTCGGGACCAGTCTCCTGACTTACGTCCCGCAGTTGTTGGGGCGTGAAGCGGCTGACCTGGGCCGTCCGGCGGTGCAGGATGAAATCGTCGAGTCGTTGCTCTCCAGGGACCCCGCGGACAGGGTGTGCGGAGCCGAGATCAACTCCGTGCTGCTCATCGAGCGGCACATGGTTGCCACTGGGCGCTCCGTCTACTTTCTGCACTCGGAGACGGACGAGGGTCGATGGGCGGCACAGATTCTCCAGAAGTACTACGAATTGAAGCAGTGGTACGCGGAGACTCGAGAGGTGAGGGGACTCCGGGACGACAAACCCGGGCAATTCCGCTCCGAGGGTTTGCGGCGCCTGGCCCGAGAGATGGCGGCCATAGTCAGGGAGCGCGGCGCCCCCACCACCATCATCAACGCCACCGGAGGCTACAAGGCGCAGGTGGCGATCACCGTGTTGATCGGCCAGGCGATGGGCACCACGGTCTACTACAAGCACGAACGCTTCAACGACGTCATCGACTTTCCCCCGATGCCGGTTTCCTTCGACCTCAAGCTGTGGTTGCGCCACTCTGCCCTGTTCTTTGCCCTTGATCGGGGGGATCTCATAGCGTACGACGACTGCAGGGCCGAATGGGAGGAAGCCCTTGAGCCGCTTATCAAAAGGGTGTCCATAAACGGTAAATACTACCTCGAACTGACACCCGTGGGCCAGGTATTCCACGAGCGGTTGAAGACGGACCTTCCACAGACGGACACCTTAAAACCGCCGGACGCTCCCGGTCCCATGCCGGGAGTTCGCCTGAGGGATCACGACTGGCGAGGCCTGCGCGAGCGCCTGGAGAAGTGGCTGAACCGATTGCAGGCCGAGAAGCGCTACATCACCGGGATATCAGATCAGCGATTCGCCGATGGCGGGCGCCTGGGCTGCAAGGTTGTGCCGGAGGCAGCCGGCCGAGGTGCCATCCGGCTATGCGTACCTTTCGGGGATATCTGGGCGGTATTCCGGGTGAACACCACCGCCGCCACAGAGGGGCAACTTCAATGGATCACTGCCGATATCAACCAGTGGCTGCAGGACAACCCTTTCTGA
- a CDS encoding metal-dependent hydrolase, producing the protein MAQSGFHGIIGVYGSRAMAARSVAPAKEKGDLKFGFVLGNILPDVDLVPLVLLYLYDSKLAMSMHRTFTHSLLMAAAVYLLFAARRRPGLALGLAAGMVLHDLVDMAVWFSGVDFLWPLGLFGLPSAVNLWASWQPPAVVGSLLGAADYLAYGIYFAVLRRAALRREARLEFLPRLGLYTNLQWALTVVFVALALVLSPSLFNVVHYALFTLVMMPLAIFVTVRMRPVIEEF; encoded by the coding sequence ATGGCGCAGTCTGGGTTTCACGGGATCATCGGGGTGTACGGCAGCCGGGCGATGGCCGCGAGGAGTGTTGCCCCCGCGAAGGAGAAGGGGGACCTCAAGTTCGGGTTCGTGCTGGGGAACATCCTGCCGGACGTGGACCTGGTGCCGCTGGTGCTCTTGTACCTGTATGACAGCAAGCTGGCCATGAGCATGCATCGCACATTCACCCACAGCCTGCTGATGGCGGCGGCGGTGTACCTTTTGTTTGCGGCGCGCAGGCGGCCGGGCTTGGCCCTGGGCCTGGCCGCCGGCATGGTGTTGCACGACCTGGTGGACATGGCGGTGTGGTTCAGCGGCGTCGACTTCCTCTGGCCCCTGGGGCTGTTCGGCCTTCCCAGCGCGGTGAACCTGTGGGCCAGCTGGCAGCCGCCCGCGGTGGTGGGGAGTCTGCTGGGCGCGGCTGACTACCTGGCGTACGGGATCTACTTCGCGGTACTGCGCCGGGCAGCCCTCCGGCGGGAAGCGCGCCTTGAGTTCCTGCCCCGCCTCGGCCTGTACACCAACCTGCAGTGGGCCTTGACGGTAGTTTTCGTGGCGCTGGCGCTGGTGCTCAGCCCCTCTCTGTTCAACGTGGTCCATTACGCCCTGTTCACCCTGGTGATGATGCCGCTGGCCATCTTCGTCACCGTGAGGATGCGCCCGGTCATCGAGGAATTCTGA